Proteins encoded by one window of Octopus bimaculoides isolate UCB-OBI-ISO-001 chromosome 4, ASM119413v2, whole genome shotgun sequence:
- the LOC106878791 gene encoding DNA repair protein RAD51 homolog 2 produces MALRKIKRTSHNSDDVKRLQQQNLRTCKDVLNRSTLELFKIVGKSQSSVEALIRNVSLLCAPKPCTAAQLLEKRKLKTSTRPFFATSLPDLDKVLHGGILIGSITELAGPAGCGKTQFCMMLSLLSTLPTEMRGMAGSVIYIDTESTFSASRLVEMARNKYPDYFNDEDRLKNLTENVLVDFHSTCDSLVNRFQELEMDIISKKVKLLIVDSIASLVRKEFGGHLEYNMAERANFLTKTAALLKNISESFQIPVVVTNQITTRLATTSRDFQTCNAGNAYATVALGNTWSHSVNTRLIIEYVDSVLRQVMVAKSPIAPFTSFYYTIQSAGIVQEKDSAYHYYGTDPTVQRIRVRTDVF; encoded by the coding sequence ATGGCACTGAGGAAAATTAAGAGGACTTCACACAACTCTGACGACGTAAAGCGACTCCAGCAGCAAAACCTCAGGACTTGTAAAGATGTGTTAAATCGATCAACTTTAGAATTGTTCAAAATAGTAGGTAAAAGCCAGTCTTCAGTTGAGGCACTTATACGAAATGTTAGTTTACTTTGTGCTCCGAAACCTTGCACTGCAGCACAACTattagaaaagagaaagctaaagaCGAGCACACGTCCATTTTTCGCCACATCACTGCCGGATTTAGACAAAGTGCTCCACGGAGGAATTCTTATTGGAAGTATCACAGAACTGGCGGGACCAGCCGGGTGTGGGAAGACTCAGTTTTGTATGATGTTATCGTTGTTGTCCACATTGCCGACAGAGATGCGTGGTATGGCTGGTAGTGTGATCTACATAGATACAGAATCAACTTTCAGTGCCAGCAGATTGGTGGAAATGGCCCGAAACAAATATCCGGATTACTTCAACGATGAAGACCGTTTGAAGAATCTTACAGAGAACGTCTTGGTCGATTTCCATTCGACTTGTGACAGTTTAGTAAACAGATTTCAGGAACTTGAAATGGACATAATATCTAAGAAGGTGAAATTGCTTATAGTTGATTCGATTGCTTCTTTAGTTAGGAAAGAATTCGGAGGACATTTGGAATATAATATGGCAGAGCGAGCAAATTTCCTTACTAAAACTGCCGCCTTACTTAAGAATATTTCAGAATCTTTTCAGATACCGGTGGTTGTCACCAATCAAATTACAACTAGGTTGGCAACCACTTCTAGAGATTTTCAAACTTGTAACGCGGGGAATGCGTATGCGACAGTAGCATTAGGAAATACTTGGAGTCACAGCGTGAACACACGTCTAATAATTGAATACGTAGATTCTGTTCTTCGGCAGGTAATGGTAGCTAAATCTCCCATTGCACCTTTCACATCGTTTTATTACACCATTCAATCTGCCGGAATAGTGCAAGAGAAAGACTCTGCGTACCATTATTATGGCACTGACCCAACTGTCCAGCGAATTCGTGTAAGAACTGATGTGTTTTGA